One segment of Scyliorhinus torazame isolate Kashiwa2021f chromosome 14, sScyTor2.1, whole genome shotgun sequence DNA contains the following:
- the LOC140389706 gene encoding uncharacterized protein: MRAAISHAFRGLPHLCAPNEGTATSTNVMLRRAPRMTAHARWRSERTDAPTCGNCGSAHLQRQCPAKSRQCLRYGKLGHYAALCRAAQPANIHRFSQPRRNVRAIQPTVTESDADLLPNIDTEDPKAPFQVGIVTENRVSPKQRIQPLSVYSIDPDDEWCATLTVNQSQIRFRLDTGASANLIARSDLESLRVKPAILPSACQLLDYNGNAIEDSDNCQLEVTHKSRKAILSFEIVGSSKASLLGAQACKLLNLVQRVHSLSPDDTSAFQDTDFRAQLDPIINQHHHVFEGMGTLPYTYKILLKQNAMPVVHAPHRVPAPLKDRLKQQLQDLQNQGVISKVTEPTDWVSSMVCVKKLPAN; the protein is encoded by the coding sequence atgagggcggccatttcgcacgcttttagaggactcccgcacttgtgcgcaccaaacgaggggacggcgacgtcgacaaacgtaatgctcaggcgcgcaccacgtatgaccgcgcatgcgcggtggcgcagcgaacgtactgacgctccgacgtgcggcaactgtggctccgcccatttacagcggcaatgccctgccaaatctcgacaatgcctgagatatggcaaacttggacactatgctgccttatgcagagcagctcagcctgccaacatacatcgcttcagccagcctcgcaggaatgtccgggccattcaacccacggtcaccgagtccgatgcggacctactacccaacattgacaccgaggacccgaaggcgccttttcaagtcggtatcgttacagaaaacagggtgtccccgaagcaaagaatccagcctctatcggtatacagcatcgatccagacgatgagtggtgtgccaccctgacggtcaaccagtcccaaatacgattccgcctggacactggtgcctccgccaatctcattgcgcggtctgacctcgaaagccttcgtgtcaaaccagccatcctcccatcagcctgccagctattagactataatggcaatgccattgaagacAGCGACAattgtcagctcgaagtgacgcacaagtcacgcaaagccatcctttcctttgaaatcgtgggctcctcgaaagcctccctgcttggcgcgcaggcatgcaagctgttgaacctagtccagagagttcactcgctctctcctgatgacacgtctgcctttcaggacaccgacttcagggcgcaactcgaccccattatcaaccagcaccaccacgtcttcgagggcatgggcacgctcccatacacctacaagatcttattaaaacagaatgccatgcctgtggtgcacgcacctcacagggtcccagcaccccttaaagaccgcctcaagcagcagctgcaggacctccagaaccaaggagtgatttccaaagtcacggaaccaaccgactgggtcagttccatggtatgtgtaaaaaagcttccggcgaattga